The following proteins are encoded in a genomic region of Nicotiana sylvestris chromosome 4, ASM39365v2, whole genome shotgun sequence:
- the LOC104215426 gene encoding uncharacterized protein, translating into MSYDIKVWQVIKKGNLPIPLKKDENGHVIVSTNPLDLDDYTDEQAAVITMNAKAKNLLYNAISGEEYEKISSYETAKEMWDKLEVTYEGTNKVKEIRINLLVREYEIFQMKDGESVEEMFSRFSKILGEPKSFGRTIMIREQVRKILRSVPTI; encoded by the coding sequence ATGTCATATGACATCAAAGTTTGGCAGGTGATTAAAAAGGGAAATCTTCCAATTCCGCTAAAGAAAGATGAGAATGGTCATGTCATAGTATCAACTAATCCACTTGATTTGGATGATTACACTGATGAGCAAGCTGCAGTTATAACAATGAATGCTAAAGCAAAAAATCTACTCTATAATGCTATCAGTGGTGAAGAGTATGAAAAGATCTCAAGCTATGAAACTGCAAAGGAAATGTGGGATAAATTGGAGGTCACATATGAAGGAACCAACAAGGTAAAAGAAATAAGGATAAATCTTTTGGTTCGTGAATATGAGATATTTCAAATGAAGGATGGAGAATCAGTAGAGGAAATGTTCTCCAGGTTCAGCAAAATTCTTGGAGAACCAAAATCCTTTGGTAGAACAATAATGATCAGAGAACAAGTTAGAAAAATTCTTAGAAGTGTACCCACAATTTAG